GCCCCCGACCACGTCGTAGTCGTAGTCGGGGACGCCGTCCGCGTTCGTCAGGGCCGCCGGGTCCGCCACCGGCGCGCCCGGCGGGGTCCGCGCGAAGTAGCGCGCCGCGTGCTCCAGGTAATCCCGCAGCCGCGCGCCCGAGATCAGCCGGGCCTCAAGCGTGCTCCCGTACGGGTCGAGTCCGGCGAGCGCGCCCAGGGTGACCCGGCCGGCCGGGATCGCGGCGGTCCGCGGCGGCAACGCCACCTGCGCGAGCACGGGAACGCCCGCGGCGCGCGTCCCGGAAAGGGCGGCGCGCACGGTCTCCGCCCGCACGTGGCCGATGAAGCGCACGAGCGGCGTGTCGCGCCAGGGCGCCTCGGCCGCCGTCATGGCCCGCGCGGCGCCGCCGATCCGCTGCCCGGTGTGCGCCACGGCCCGCGCGTGGCCGGGGGCGGCCAGGGCGGTGACGCGCGGGTCCTCCGGCACGCCCGCGCTGGAGAGCACCCGCGCGGTGACCGTGTCCGTGCGCCACCCGCCGTTCTCGCGCACGAGCGCGAAGTCGAACACGGACAGCCGCTTGCCCCAGTACAGGGGTTCTGAGAGCGCCACGTCCCGGCCGGTCACGGCGTTGCGGACCCGCCGTTCCCCGACCTCCTCGTGCGCGTGGCCCACCAGGACGGCGTCGATGCCGGGCACGCGGCGCGCGAGCCGGACGGCCGCGTGCTCCGCGTGGGGCACCCGGTCGCCGTACGAGGACGGGCCGCCGGCGCCCGAGTGGGCCGCGACGATCACCACGTCGGCGCCCAGGGCGCGCAGCCGCGGCACGTGGCGCGCGGCCTCTTCCGGCAGGCCGGAGAAGGCCAGCCGGCCCTCGACGGCCGACCGGGCCCACAGGGCGGTGCCCGGGTTGGTCAGGCCGAGCACGGCCACGTGGACGTCGGGACCCGAGGGCGTGCGCAGCCGGGTCCGCCAGTGGGGCGGGAACGCCGGCCGCCCCGTGCGCGCGTCCAGCGCGTTGGCGGCGAGCAGCGGAAAGTCGCACTGGCGCTCGAACGCGCGCAGCAGGGGGATGCCGTAGTCGAAGTCGTGGTTGCCGAGGGCCGCCGCGTCGTAGCCGACGGCGTTCATCGCCAGGGCCATCGGGTGCGGGGCGGCGCCCTCGCGGGTGATCGGCTCGACCCTGGCGTGGTAGTCGGCGAGCGCGGTGCCCTGGAGGGTGTCGCCCGCGTCGATCAGGAGGGTGCGCGCGCGGCCCCGGTCGGCGCGGACCTCGTCGACGAGCGTGGACAGCCTGGCGAGGCCGATGTCGCCGGAACCCGGGCCCGCGTACGGCGCGCCCGCGACGTAGTCCCAGTCGAGGGCGTGGCCGTGCAGGTCGGCCGTGCCGAGCACGGTGAACGTGAACCGGTCGCGCCGCGGCGTGGGGGCCGCGCGCGGGACGCGGGCCGCGCCGGTGGTCGTCCTCGGGGCGAGCGGCATGCGTGGCTCCTGGTGGTTCGGCCGGCGGTGGGTGACGCGCGGGGGATTGTGCCCCGGGGCGCCCGTTCCGCGACACCCGGGCCCGTTGAGCGACACCCGGGCCCGCGCCCGAGCCCGCGCGAGTCGGTTCCCGGGCCCGCGGCGGCGCGGCCGGCCGGGTTACCTTCGATGGTGTGAGCAGACCGCCGTTCTGTGTGCCGCCCGCCGGGGTCGGGGCCCACCGCCTCGCCACCCGGCGCGGCACGTTCGCCGTCCTGGACGCCGCACCGGCCTGCGAGCCGGTCGGGACGGTCCTCCTCGTGCCCGGCTACACCGGCAGCAAGGAGGACTTCATCGCGCTCCTCGAACCGCTGGCCGCCGCCGGCTACCGCGCGGTCGCCGTGGACGGGCGGGGGCAGTACGAGACGACCGGCCTGCCGGGCCGGACCGCCTACGGGCTCGGTGCCCTCGCGGAGGACGTGCTGGCGCAGGCGGACGCGCTGGGCGCGGGCCCGGTCCATTTGGTGGGGCACTCGCTCGGCGGCCTGATCTCGCGCGGCGCGGTGCTGCGCGCGATGGCCGCGGGGCTGCCGTCGCCGTTCGCGTCGCTCACGCTGATCGCCTCGGGGCCGGGGCGCGTCGCCCGCTCGCAGCGGTGGCGGGCCCGCGCGCTGCGCGTCGGGCTGCCCCTGCTCGGCGCGGCCCGGGTGTGGCGCGCGGTGCACCGGCGGGTGGAGCCGGGGGAGGTGGGCGCGTTCCTGCACCGCCGCTGGCTGGCCAACGCGCCCGACCAGCTGCTGGTGACCGGGCGCACCCTGCGGTACGAGCCGGACCGGGTGGCGCGGCTGGCCGCGGCCGGGCTGCCCGTGCACGTGCTGTCGGGGGAGCGGGACGGCGCGTGGCCGGTGCCGCTGCTCGACGGCATGGCGGCCCGGCTGAACGCGCGGCGCACGGTCGTCACCGGCGCCGGGCACTCGCCGAACGCCGAGCGGCCCGAGGCCACGGCCGCGGCGCTCGTGGCGTTCTGGCAGGACACGGCGGCCCGGCCGGGGGGCGGGAGCGGGACAGCGGCCGCCGAGGCGGCCGGCGCCGGCGGGGGCGTCAGCCGGCGGCCGTCAGCGGACGGGCACCCTTCGCCCGCCGCGTGATCTCCGCGTAGGTCTCGGGGGACGTCGTGTGCTCGCCGAGGCGGCACCACTTGCGCGTGCCGTGGTAGTCGCTCGACCCGGTGGTGAGCAGCCCGAGGTCGGCCGCCATGCCCCGCAGCCGGTCCCGCGTCGCGGCGTCGTGGTCGATGTGGTCCACCTCGACGCCGTCGAGCCCCGCCCCGGCGAGCAGGGCGATGGCCGAGTCGGGCACGACCCGCCCGCGGCGCGCCGCCAGGGGGTGGGCGAACACGGCGACGCCGCCCGCGTCGTGGATGAGGCGGATGGCCGTGACGGCGTCGAGCTCGTGCTTGTCGACGTGCGCGCGCCCGCCGTCACCGATCCACTCCTGCGTGAACGCGGCGGACACGTCGTCGATGACGCCGACCTCGATCATGGCGGTGGCGATGTGCGGACGCCCCACCGCGCCCTGGGCCAGCTCGCGCACGCGCTCCCAGCGCACCGGTACGCCGAGTTCGTTCAGCCGGGCCACGATGGCCCGCGCCCTGTGCGTCCGGTCGTCGCGCAGCAGCTCGCGCTCCCGGGCCAGTTCGGGCTCGGCCGGGTCGAACAGGTACGCCAGCATGTGCAGGCTCACCCCGTCGAGGCGGCAGGAGATCTCCGCGCCGGTCACCAACGTCAGCCCGGGCGGCAGGGCCGCGGCGGCCTCCGCGTGGCCCGCGACCGTGTCGTGGTCGGTGAGCGCGACGACGTCGAGGCCCGCGGCGCGCGCCGCCGCCACCAGCTCGGCGGGGGAGTCGGTGCCGTCGGACGCCGTGGAGTGGGTGTGCAGGTCGATGAGCACACCGCCACCATAGCGGCGGCGCGGGACCCTCCCGCCCGCCGGTGCCCGCCAGGGCCCGCGGCCCGCCCCTCCGGCGGCCGGGTCAGGACAGCAGCCGCGGCGAGAGGGCGCCGCAGGGCACGAGGTCCACCTCGGAGCCGGCGTCGCGCAGGTCGGCGAGCACCAGTTCGTCGTAGAGCAGCAGGCCCGACTCCCGGGGCCAGGTGACGGCCCACAGCCACAGGCCCATGGCCTCGCCGGCGAACACGGCACGGTCCTCGGGCGTGCCGTCGAGCAGCCACAGCGGCGTCGCGCGGCCGGCCGCGAGCACCTTGGCCCGCGGCGGCTCGGTGACGTTCAGCCCGGCCCCGGGGTCGGGCCCCGGCAGGCCGGCGTACCGGGCGCCGAGGCCGACGCCGAGCTCCTCGGCGATCAGCAGCAGTTCGCCCGGGCCGCCCAGCGGTCCCGGGCCCGAGCAGGCGACGGCGGTGGCCCGCCCGCCGTCGCGGTCGTCACCCGCGTACGCGACGCCCGTGAACAGCCAGCCCACCGGCAGCGGCCACGGCATCCACACCGGCACGCGGCTGCGGCCCACGGCCACGGTGAGCGCGTTCACGCTGGGCGGTATGACGGGTTGCAGGGGATGCACCGGGCCGTGCGCGCCGCACTGCCAGGAGTCGGCGAAAAGGCCGGGTGCCCGCACCCGCCCGCCGCACTTCGGGCAACTGGGTTCGCCCCTCATGGGGTACAACCGTCCCTCCGCGCGGCCCGTCCGTCAAGCCGTGTCACGGGCCGAGGGGCACCGCCGCACGGGTCGGATCGCACAGGTCCGTGCCGTGGTGCAGCCACCGTTCCTCCAGGGCAGCGGCGCCGTGGACGCGTTTCCACGCCGCCTCGTTCGGGGTCATCGGCAGGAGAGGGAAGAAGCGCACCGGGTCGCACGGCGCGGGCAGCGCGAGGTCGGGCACCTCGGCGCCGGGCTCGCCGGTCAGGACGCAGGTGAACGGCGCGCCGGGCCACAGCGGCTCGCCCAGGTCCAGCGACCCGCCGGCCGCCACGACCAGGCCCTCCACCTGCGGGGACGCGGCGAACACCGCCAGGGCCCGGTGCACGCCGTCCGTCGCCGCGCGCCCCGCGCGCAGGGTGAGCAGCAGCTCGGCGCGCGGCCCGCGCAGCGGATCGGCGAGCGCCGCGCCCGGGTCCGTCATCGGCTCGTCCGACATGCCGGAGGTGACGTACCTGACCAGGCCGCGCCGCGGGTCGGGAACGCGCAGCACCTCGATGCGCCGGGCCCCGAGGAACGTCACCGCCGCGCGCGCGTCCGGCTCGCCGAGCACCTCGCGCA
Above is a genomic segment from Streptomyces marincola containing:
- a CDS encoding bifunctional metallophosphatase/5'-nucleotidase, whose amino-acid sequence is MPLAPRTTTGAARVPRAAPTPRRDRFTFTVLGTADLHGHALDWDYVAGAPYAGPGSGDIGLARLSTLVDEVRADRGRARTLLIDAGDTLQGTALADYHARVEPITREGAAPHPMALAMNAVGYDAAALGNHDFDYGIPLLRAFERQCDFPLLAANALDARTGRPAFPPHWRTRLRTPSGPDVHVAVLGLTNPGTALWARSAVEGRLAFSGLPEEAARHVPRLRALGADVVIVAAHSGAGGPSSYGDRVPHAEHAAVRLARRVPGIDAVLVGHAHEEVGERRVRNAVTGRDVALSEPLYWGKRLSVFDFALVRENGGWRTDTVTARVLSSAGVPEDPRVTALAAPGHARAVAHTGQRIGGAARAMTAAEAPWRDTPLVRFIGHVRAETVRAALSGTRAAGVPVLAQVALPPRTAAIPAGRVTLGALAGLDPYGSTLEARLISGARLRDYLEHAARYFARTPPGAPVADPAALTNADGVPDYDYDVVGGVRYDIDIARPAGTRVTALAHAGRPVADDDAFVLAVTAHRAGGGGNYPHIAGAERLWSGQEPFRDTLASWVRAHGRIDPAAFAAAGGGWRLTRDGEPVLRGTAG
- a CDS encoding alpha/beta fold hydrolase; the protein is MSRPPFCVPPAGVGAHRLATRRGTFAVLDAAPACEPVGTVLLVPGYTGSKEDFIALLEPLAAAGYRAVAVDGRGQYETTGLPGRTAYGLGALAEDVLAQADALGAGPVHLVGHSLGGLISRGAVLRAMAAGLPSPFASLTLIASGPGRVARSQRWRARALRVGLPLLGAARVWRAVHRRVEPGEVGAFLHRRWLANAPDQLLVTGRTLRYEPDRVARLAAAGLPVHVLSGERDGAWPVPLLDGMAARLNARRTVVTGAGHSPNAERPEATAAALVAFWQDTAARPGGGSGTAAAEAAGAGGGVSRRPSADGHPSPAA
- a CDS encoding PHP domain-containing protein translates to MLIDLHTHSTASDGTDSPAELVAAARAAGLDVVALTDHDTVAGHAEAAAALPPGLTLVTGAEISCRLDGVSLHMLAYLFDPAEPELARERELLRDDRTHRARAIVARLNELGVPVRWERVRELAQGAVGRPHIATAMIEVGVIDDVSAAFTQEWIGDGGRAHVDKHELDAVTAIRLIHDAGGVAVFAHPLAARRGRVVPDSAIALLAGAGLDGVEVDHIDHDAATRDRLRGMAADLGLLTTGSSDYHGTRKWCRLGEHTTSPETYAEITRRAKGARPLTAAG
- a CDS encoding DUF6758 family protein; its protein translation is MRGEPSCPKCGGRVRAPGLFADSWQCGAHGPVHPLQPVIPPSVNALTVAVGRSRVPVWMPWPLPVGWLFTGVAYAGDDRDGGRATAVACSGPGPLGGPGELLLIAEELGVGLGARYAGLPGPDPGAGLNVTEPPRAKVLAAGRATPLWLLDGTPEDRAVFAGEAMGLWLWAVTWPRESGLLLYDELVLADLRDAGSEVDLVPCGALSPRLLS
- a CDS encoding suppressor of fused domain protein — encoded protein: MAGGVGERVAERLREVLGEPDARAAVTFLGARRIEVLRVPDPRRGLVRYVTSGMSDEPMTDPGAALADPLRGPRAELLLTLRAGRAATDGVHRALAVFAASPQVEGLVVAAGGSLDLGEPLWPGAPFTCVLTGEPGAEVPDLALPAPCDPVRFFPLLPMTPNEAAWKRVHGAAALEERWLHHGTDLCDPTRAAVPLGP